The following proteins are encoded in a genomic region of Chloracidobacterium sp.:
- the pgeF gene encoding peptidoglycan editing factor PgeF has translation MSMPVETIIKEPSEEQILTDSGFSWREGGGVKVLVCDALETAGFANGFSTRVGGVSAFPEGDLNLAGFNEDDAANIYENRRRFLRLFGEYRLALVWQVHGDTIHRVDGVEDAGDSGVNADAVISNAAGILAGAKTADCVPVLIGDPVTKAFAAVHAGWRGTVRSIVSKALDALSENYGCDPSNVIAAIGPAACGRSYEVGSDVIEQFDENFSDAADYFTPTREGHALVDLHLANARQLLNVGVREENIYTAPFCTMERPDLFFSYRIEKKMNGKTGRLLSVIGRKQAI, from the coding sequence ATGTCGATGCCTGTCGAAACTATCATCAAAGAACCCTCAGAAGAACAGATTTTAACCGATTCGGGCTTTTCGTGGCGAGAAGGCGGCGGCGTAAAGGTGCTTGTCTGCGATGCGCTCGAAACGGCAGGCTTTGCGAACGGCTTCTCGACACGCGTGGGCGGCGTGTCAGCCTTTCCCGAGGGTGATCTGAACCTTGCCGGCTTTAATGAAGATGATGCCGCAAATATCTACGAGAACCGCCGCCGATTCCTGCGGCTCTTCGGCGAATATCGGCTAGCACTCGTTTGGCAAGTACACGGCGATACGATCCATCGTGTTGACGGCGTTGAGGATGCGGGTGATTCGGGCGTGAATGCCGATGCTGTCATCTCGAACGCCGCCGGAATCCTCGCAGGCGCCAAGACCGCAGACTGTGTGCCGGTGCTGATAGGCGACCCTGTGACAAAGGCTTTCGCGGCGGTGCATGCGGGCTGGCGCGGTACCGTCCGTTCGATCGTAAGTAAAGCGCTCGATGCGCTGTCGGAGAATTACGGATGCGATCCGTCGAATGTCATCGCAGCTATCGGCCCGGCCGCATGCGGGCGCAGTTATGAGGTCGGATCTGATGTGATCGAGCAGTTCGACGAGAATTTTAGCGACGCGGCCGACTATTTCACGCCGACGCGTGAAGGCCACGCGTTGGTCGATCTTCACCTTGCGAATGCGAGGCAGCTTTTGAATGTGGGCGTTAGAGAGGAGAATATCTACACTGCACCGTTCTGCACAATGGAGCGGCCCGACCTCTTTTTCTCATATCGCATCGAGAAAAAGATGAACGGTAAAACGGGCCGTTTGCTGTCGGTCATCGGTCGAAAACAGGCTATTTAA
- a CDS encoding PD40 domain-containing protein: MKYFAISLALFLSVFGAQIVTAQGSLAFPGEKHLANIKQLTFGGENAEAYFSSDGKELIFQSKRDGRRCDQIYRMNIDGSNVHMVSNGEGRTTCAYFFKNGKKVLYASTFEGGRECPPEPDFRKYGYVWPVYPEFDIYTSTPDGKNIKNLTRSPGYDAEATVSPDGKKIVFTTDRDGDLEVYTMDTNGKNLKRLTHEQGYDGGAFFSPDSKMIVYRGSHPTDPKLIQRDKDLLMQHLIVPMVFEVWVMNADGSNKRQVTKLGLASFAPFFTPDGKKIIFCTNYFATDPGKRNFDLAMVNIDGTGLERITFNDTFDGFPMFSPDGKKFVFASNRNAAKAGDTNVFIADWVN; this comes from the coding sequence ATGAAATATTTTGCGATATCGTTGGCTCTCTTTCTTAGCGTTTTTGGTGCACAGATCGTTACGGCCCAAGGCTCACTGGCCTTTCCGGGCGAAAAGCACCTGGCGAACATCAAACAGCTCACGTTCGGCGGTGAGAATGCAGAAGCCTATTTTTCTAGTGACGGTAAAGAGCTGATCTTCCAGTCAAAACGCGACGGCCGCCGCTGCGACCAGATATATCGGATGAATATCGACGGCAGCAACGTCCATATGGTCTCCAATGGCGAAGGCCGCACGACCTGCGCCTACTTTTTCAAGAACGGCAAGAAGGTGCTGTACGCATCGACGTTCGAGGGCGGCCGCGAATGCCCGCCCGAGCCTGACTTCAGAAAATACGGCTATGTTTGGCCCGTCTATCCCGAGTTCGACATTTATACCTCAACGCCCGACGGCAAGAACATCAAGAATTTGACCAGATCGCCGGGCTACGATGCCGAAGCGACCGTCAGCCCCGACGGAAAGAAGATCGTCTTTACGACGGACCGCGACGGTGACCTCGAGGTCTATACGATGGACACCAACGGCAAGAATCTGAAGCGGCTTACACACGAGCAGGGCTATGACGGCGGCGCATTCTTCTCGCCCGACAGCAAAATGATCGTTTATCGCGGATCTCATCCGACCGACCCCAAGCTGATCCAACGCGATAAAGATCTGCTGATGCAGCATCTGATCGTGCCGATGGTATTCGAAGTTTGGGTTATGAATGCGGACGGCTCGAACAAGCGGCAGGTGACCAAGCTCGGTCTCGCAAGTTTCGCACCGTTCTTTACGCCGGACGGCAAGAAGATCATTTTCTGTACGAACTACTTCGCAACCGATCCCGGGAAGCGTAACTTCGACCTTGCGATGGTAAATATCGACGGCACCGGACTCGAACGCATCACATTCAATGATACTTTCGACGGTTTCCCGATGTTCTCGCCCGACGGCAAAAAGTTCGTTTTCGCATCGAACCGAAATGCGGCGAAAGCAGGTGACACCAATGTTTTCATCGCCGATTGGGTCAACTGA
- a CDS encoding TonB-dependent receptor — MRVLPSRILAAASMFGLCFGLAVLLAVSANAQSQVAAADLSGTVVDQTGAVVAGATVRASSVGTGIVKTATADSQGAYQFIALPPGEYEISAEAATFKKSVISGVTLTVGQNANLTIKLEVGETSAVVNVTAADTELVETTKSTVSNTIDQQKIENLPINERSATGFALTLSTVGRDNGRPIGPAPTSGINVGGQRGRSTQVNVDGADFTDNSINAARSTISMEAVQEYQVLTNSYSAEFGRATGGVVNVVSKRGTNAFSGNVFGFLRDKNIQARNAFSPVAKPDFRRTQWGATLGGPIKKDKTFFFAAFERRSRNESGFFTTDVVGNLTSSATIPVIAGVNPVARTFTNLTSAQAAAINALVASGIGANICAARAYAFFASSGGQTALTGANPLTTPNDGSVCPVISPISSGVIGPRFLLSGAPVPSGTTNSAGQFVAFRPLNDLQRVFPISERANFFSVRGDHNFNENNQFSVRFGYNTDYLTGIQVESQNQSLGQNDFSRTGITDTKDLAFSASLNSTLSATLLNEFRFQFGRRKTSFASQNGDAVAYNISGTAFIGRELFSPVRRSENRLQFVDNFSVIARDHTFKFGADLNSVRIPKALFELNFAGLFNFGNFAASNLNPAFAGLPDFTPVQSYGLGLPSLYLQGFGDPYSKIKNTPLAFYAQDSWKIARNLTINYGIRYDVELTQTIAPVGFKDPLTGINLTADDMRAAQDVLNVQQGFPVDKNNFAPRFGFAWDMFDNGKTVVRGSVGLYYDHPLLAAAFNSDIADAAQQQQMVLTAGSPVPVSGTAPTLLNAALVFHGTVCGAQGSSAAVCAAYGNPVTPGVAASAQYQYGRQRFNDQTFPGFGPVLPFTLPVAKDFKYARARQANFSIEHQLNKDMSLTATYIYVDAKGLPHPTDFNPPDTALQIQNFQRFFGGALPTSTQQAVAFSIATTAPGSATGVGCVVVIPGMVAQCPTGRVVAPAIANFFRPNAPNYFLAQALSGGLVTKAVLDSQLTGSLRTPGTLSPFGAVNAQISTGTSNYNALNLELKRRFARNLTFLATYTWSHAIDDSSDLQTLLIAQDVNNFRAERANSLFDQRHRFVFSGVLMSPDAWRKGNGVQKFFADFTIAPIIEISSGRPFNIITNVDSNNDQSTQTDRPDVKPDGTLCVPSIPASGPGSVPIGAPCSLFDIDQQGRLVFGSGSLGRNMGLTHPYASVDLRISRAIKWGERYRIDLIAEGFNLFNRVNEASASPFFTDVNSVNQRSGGRYRSRSTAAYDSRQFQFGAKFSF, encoded by the coding sequence ATGAGAGTATTACCGTCCAGGATATTAGCGGCGGCATCGATGTTCGGCCTCTGTTTTGGGCTTGCAGTATTGCTTGCCGTGTCGGCAAATGCACAATCGCAGGTAGCCGCGGCCGACCTTTCGGGAACCGTTGTCGATCAGACCGGTGCGGTCGTGGCGGGTGCTACCGTCCGCGCCAGCAGTGTCGGCACCGGTATCGTGAAGACCGCAACGGCCGACAGCCAAGGAGCTTATCAGTTCATCGCGTTGCCTCCGGGCGAATATGAGATATCGGCTGAGGCTGCGACGTTCAAAAAGAGTGTCATTTCCGGCGTTACTCTCACCGTCGGCCAGAACGCGAACCTGACGATCAAGCTGGAGGTCGGCGAAACAAGCGCGGTCGTTAATGTTACGGCTGCTGACACGGAGCTTGTCGAAACAACAAAATCGACCGTTTCGAACACCATCGATCAGCAGAAGATAGAGAACTTGCCGATCAACGAGCGCAGTGCGACCGGCTTTGCACTTACCCTCTCGACCGTAGGCCGCGACAATGGCCGGCCGATCGGCCCTGCCCCGACATCGGGCATCAACGTCGGCGGCCAACGCGGTCGTTCGACACAGGTGAACGTGGACGGAGCCGATTTTACAGATAATTCGATCAACGCAGCACGCTCAACGATCTCAATGGAGGCGGTGCAGGAATATCAGGTTCTGACGAATTCATACAGTGCCGAGTTCGGACGCGCGACCGGCGGCGTGGTCAATGTCGTTTCGAAACGCGGCACGAATGCCTTTTCAGGCAACGTATTTGGCTTTCTCCGTGATAAGAATATACAGGCACGCAATGCGTTCTCACCGGTTGCCAAGCCTGATTTTCGCCGCACGCAATGGGGAGCAACACTCGGCGGCCCGATCAAGAAGGATAAGACGTTCTTCTTTGCCGCCTTTGAGCGCCGCTCGCGTAACGAGTCGGGCTTCTTTACCACCGACGTTGTCGGCAATTTGACATCATCGGCTACGATACCGGTGATCGCAGGCGTAAACCCTGTGGCGCGAACCTTTACTAATCTGACGTCAGCGCAGGCCGCGGCGATCAACGCACTTGTCGCTTCGGGCATCGGGGCGAACATCTGTGCGGCCCGCGCATACGCTTTCTTTGCGTCGAGCGGCGGCCAGACGGCGCTGACGGGTGCGAATCCGTTGACGACGCCGAATGACGGAAGTGTTTGCCCGGTGATCTCGCCCATTTCATCAGGTGTGATCGGCCCGCGTTTCCTTTTGTCCGGCGCGCCTGTTCCGTCCGGTACCACGAATTCAGCGGGGCAGTTCGTTGCGTTCAGGCCGCTGAATGACCTTCAGCGTGTGTTTCCGATATCGGAGCGCGCAAATTTCTTCAGCGTCCGCGGCGACCATAACTTCAACGAGAACAATCAGTTCTCGGTTCGTTTCGGTTACAATACTGACTACTTGACCGGCATACAGGTCGAATCGCAAAACCAATCGCTCGGCCAGAATGACTTTTCGCGCACCGGCATAACCGATACCAAGGATCTTGCTTTCAGTGCTTCGCTAAACTCTACCCTGAGCGCGACCCTGCTGAATGAATTCCGTTTCCAGTTCGGCCGCCGCAAGACGAGCTTCGCCTCGCAGAACGGCGATGCGGTCGCATATAACATTTCCGGTACGGCGTTCATCGGCCGCGAGCTCTTCTCGCCGGTCAGACGTTCTGAAAATCGCCTGCAGTTCGTTGATAACTTCAGCGTCATTGCTCGCGACCACACGTTCAAATTCGGCGCTGACCTCAATTCGGTCCGCATACCGAAGGCGCTGTTCGAGCTGAACTTCGCAGGCCTTTTCAATTTCGGCAACTTTGCCGCATCGAACCTCAATCCTGCGTTCGCGGGCCTGCCGGACTTTACGCCGGTTCAGAGCTACGGCCTTGGCCTTCCTTCGCTTTACCTGCAGGGCTTTGGCGACCCGTACAGCAAGATCAAGAATACGCCGCTGGCTTTCTACGCACAGGATTCGTGGAAGATCGCGCGTAACCTTACCATAAACTACGGCATCCGCTACGATGTCGAACTCACGCAGACCATCGCACCGGTCGGCTTTAAGGATCCGCTTACGGGCATTAACCTTACGGCGGATGATATGCGGGCCGCTCAGGATGTGCTGAACGTACAGCAGGGCTTCCCGGTAGATAAGAATAATTTCGCTCCGCGCTTCGGTTTTGCGTGGGATATGTTCGACAACGGCAAGACGGTCGTTCGCGGCTCGGTAGGCCTTTATTACGATCACCCGCTGCTTGCGGCGGCGTTCAACTCCGATATCGCTGATGCTGCACAGCAACAGCAAATGGTGCTGACCGCCGGCAGCCCGGTGCCTGTAAGCGGCACCGCACCGACGCTGCTTAATGCGGCTCTTGTATTCCACGGAACCGTTTGCGGTGCTCAAGGGTCGAGCGCGGCTGTTTGTGCAGCGTATGGCAATCCCGTAACTCCGGGAGTTGCGGCTTCGGCACAGTATCAATACGGCCGTCAGCGGTTCAACGACCAGACGTTCCCGGGCTTCGGCCCCGTTCTGCCGTTCACGCTGCCCGTGGCAAAGGATTTCAAGTACGCGAGGGCACGCCAGGCCAACTTCTCGATCGAGCATCAGCTTAATAAAGATATGAGCCTTACGGCTACATACATCTATGTTGATGCTAAGGGCCTGCCGCACCCGACCGATTTTAATCCGCCCGACACTGCACTGCAGATACAGAACTTCCAGCGCTTCTTCGGCGGAGCATTGCCGACCAGCACACAGCAGGCGGTAGCATTCTCGATAGCGACCACAGCACCGGGATCAGCGACCGGCGTCGGCTGCGTGGTCGTGATCCCGGGAATGGTCGCTCAGTGTCCGACAGGCCGTGTCGTAGCACCTGCGATCGCCAACTTCTTCCGTCCGAATGCACCGAACTACTTCCTTGCTCAGGCACTCTCGGGCGGATTGGTTACCAAGGCGGTGCTTGATTCACAGCTTACGGGCAGCCTGCGTACGCCGGGCACGCTTTCGCCCTTCGGTGCCGTTAACGCGCAGATCTCGACAGGTACGTCGAACTACAACGCCCTAAACCTCGAGCTTAAGCGTCGTTTTGCAAGGAACCTTACTTTCCTGGCGACCTACACGTGGTCACATGCTATCGATGATTCGTCGGATCTTCAGACACTGCTCATCGCACAGGATGTTAATAATTTCCGTGCCGAGCGTGCGAATTCGCTCTTTGACCAGCGTCATCGTTTCGTCTTCAGCGGCGTGCTGATGTCGCCTGATGCGTGGCGTAAAGGCAACGGCGTGCAGAAATTCTTTGCTGATTTCACCATTGCCCCGATCATTGAGATATCGTCCGGACGCCCGTTCAATATCATTACAAATGTTGACTCGAACAACGATCAATCGACACAGACAGACCGTCCTGACGTGAAACCTGACGGCACGCTCTGTGTGCCGAGCATACCGGCAAGCGGCCCGGGTTCTGTTCCGATCGGTGCTCCTTGTTCTCTGTTTGACATCGATCAGCAGGGCAGGCTCGTGTTCGGCTCAGGCTCGCTCGGCCGAAATATGGGCCTCACGCATCCGTACGCGTCGGTCGATCTTCGCATTTCGCGGGCGATCAAATGGGGCGAACGCTACCGTATCGACCTGATCGCTGAGGGCTTTAACCTCTTCAATCGCGTCAATGAGGCGTCGGCTTCGCCGTTCTTTACGGATGTGAACTCGGTCAACCAGCGTTCCGGCGGCCGCTACCGCAGCCGCTCGACCGCTGCATACGACTCACGGCAGTTCCAGTTCGGAGCGAAGTTCAGCTTCTGA
- a CDS encoding MBL fold metallo-hydrolase, with protein MKIIPLKIPTPFYVGDVNVYVIREDPITLIDVGPKTPEAFASLSDQLGRHGLGFSDIRRIILTHSHEDHCGLTKRVRDAAGNADVFIHKWETGHLSGRLASDEHQRLLIRCGVPLNVFEGLRSMYEEISLLSDSLAHSEMNELTDEMEIEFDGGSLKVLHTPGHTPGSCSFIREADRTIFSGDCVLKRITPNPVVAPDPLDPNRRFPSLSEYLVSLARVRSFAPTLIYGGHGEKVIDFEELFHRYLRAIEERQKAVVSLVTAEGITAYDVAKVLFAASFDADVHRFLAISEAIAHLDHAVSLGKIGIESAGDVEYYTK; from the coding sequence ATGAAGATCATCCCGTTAAAGATACCGACACCTTTCTATGTTGGCGACGTGAATGTTTATGTTATCCGCGAAGACCCGATAACGCTGATCGATGTCGGCCCCAAAACGCCTGAGGCATTTGCATCACTCAGCGATCAACTCGGCCGCCACGGCCTTGGTTTTAGCGATATTCGCCGCATTATTCTTACACATTCGCATGAGGATCATTGCGGATTGACTAAGCGTGTCCGCGACGCCGCCGGTAATGCTGACGTCTTTATCCACAAGTGGGAAACCGGCCACCTGTCCGGCCGGCTTGCGAGTGACGAGCATCAGAGGCTTTTAATTCGTTGCGGTGTACCGCTGAATGTCTTTGAGGGCCTCCGCTCCATGTACGAAGAGATCAGCCTGCTGTCAGATTCGCTGGCACACAGCGAGATGAACGAACTCACGGACGAAATGGAGATCGAGTTCGACGGCGGCAGCCTCAAGGTGCTGCATACACCGGGACACACACCCGGCTCTTGTTCCTTCATACGTGAGGCCGACCGGACGATCTTCAGCGGCGACTGTGTACTGAAACGCATTACCCCAAACCCTGTCGTCGCCCCCGACCCGCTTGACCCGAACCGCCGCTTCCCGTCACTTTCCGAATATCTTGTAAGCCTTGCGCGGGTGCGTTCATTCGCACCAACGCTGATCTATGGCGGGCATGGCGAAAAGGTCATTGATTTTGAGGAGCTTTTTCACCGATACCTGCGTGCGATCGAGGAGCGGCAGAAGGCAGTCGTCTCGCTCGTAACTGCGGAAGGCATTACGGCTTACGATGTCGCGAAAGTACTGTTCGCTGCCTCATTCGATGCGGACGTTCATCGCTTTCTTGCCATTTCCGAGGCGATCGCACACCTCGACCATGCAGTCTCGCTCGGCAAGATCGGTATCGAGTCCGCCGGCGACGTCGAATACTACACAAAATAG
- a CDS encoding DNA/RNA non-specific endonuclease — MKTTVCRALLIAMLAVVSALVQGCSQIGQNVPEPPPKHSTHELPHDNVQRPDPLPFGDPSNAAADPADLNNLLVRHRSHVLSYNNSRGTLNWAAWFTTKADLGERLERPMFKPDTSLPNGAKRIQYYDYSGSGYDRGHIVPSADRFADPELNAETFLMTNIVPQTSSLNQYPWNKLEVYARSLARSGNTLYTIAGVYGEQERLKNRVTVPTNCWKVIAVFRGGAIQFDTRTRVIAVDMPNIAGLEDADWKQYITTVDEIEKRTGLDLFSNVPKELQERLESRPYAALKSR, encoded by the coding sequence ATGAAGACAACGGTATGCAGAGCCTTACTGATCGCGATGTTGGCGGTAGTGTCGGCTCTCGTGCAGGGCTGTTCGCAGATCGGGCAGAATGTTCCAGAACCGCCGCCGAAGCATTCGACACACGAACTGCCGCACGACAACGTACAGCGGCCTGACCCGCTGCCTTTCGGCGACCCGTCTAACGCAGCTGCCGATCCTGCTGACCTGAACAACTTGCTTGTTCGGCATCGCAGCCATGTACTTTCATATAACAACAGCCGCGGAACGCTGAATTGGGCCGCTTGGTTCACGACAAAGGCGGATCTCGGCGAGCGGCTCGAACGGCCGATGTTCAAGCCCGACACGAGCCTGCCGAACGGTGCAAAGCGGATACAGTATTATGATTATTCGGGCAGCGGCTACGACCGCGGGCATATCGTGCCGAGCGCGGACCGATTTGCCGACCCTGAGCTGAACGCCGAGACCTTTTTGATGACCAATATCGTGCCTCAGACCTCAAGCCTCAACCAATACCCTTGGAACAAGCTCGAGGTTTATGCACGCAGCCTGGCACGCAGCGGCAACACGCTTTACACCATCGCCGGCGTTTACGGTGAGCAGGAGCGGCTGAAGAACCGCGTTACGGTGCCGACCAATTGCTGGAAGGTGATAGCCGTGTTCCGCGGCGGCGCAATTCAGTTCGATACGCGGACACGGGTAATTGCCGTTGATATGCCTAATATTGCGGGGCTTGAGGACGCGGATTGGAAGCAATATATCACGACCGTAGATGAGATAGAGAAGAGAACAGGGCTTGACCTCTTCAGCAATGTTCCCAAGGAACTGCAGGAAAGGCTCGAATCCCGGCCTTACGCCGCACTGAAGAGCAGGTAG
- a CDS encoding M28 family peptidase has protein sequence MKKHFLSSLLVVVAFVSAGYAQKAQPAKASPEEAAIRRTISYLTADKLEGRRTGEPGATEAGTYLAKQFAAIGLRPAFTDKGKRTYLQPFPYKEVTGYNVVGVLPGRDAKLKKEAIVIGAHYDHLGRGGEGSLAANSTEIHHGADDNASGTAAMLELARLFAKERSNARTFIFIAFSGEEEGLFGSKYYVNNPVVPVEDTIAMINLDMVGRLHDGKLNIGGIGTAAEWKALVENLNKGAANSAAHDANSLPFTLQLTEDGFGPSDHSSFYTKKIPVLFFFTGTHLDYHKPTDTAEKINYAGELSIMNYIRTIAKAIDRSPKRPTYEVAKSSGTSGGRSGFKVTLGTIPSYTDATDGLVIDGVRDDSPAAHAGLKGNDKIVGLAGIEVKTIQDYMKALNEMEPGKEYEIIVLRGAERLTFKITPEKR, from the coding sequence ATGAAAAAGCATTTTCTAAGTTCGCTTCTTGTTGTAGTTGCATTCGTTTCTGCCGGTTATGCGCAAAAGGCACAGCCTGCCAAGGCCTCGCCTGAAGAGGCGGCGATACGCAGAACGATAAGCTATCTTACCGCCGATAAGCTCGAAGGCCGCCGCACGGGCGAGCCCGGAGCCACCGAGGCGGGAACTTATCTGGCAAAGCAGTTTGCCGCCATAGGTTTGCGGCCCGCGTTTACCGACAAAGGAAAGCGGACATACTTGCAGCCTTTCCCCTACAAAGAGGTTACGGGATACAACGTCGTAGGCGTCCTGCCGGGACGTGATGCAAAGCTCAAGAAAGAAGCCATCGTGATCGGGGCACATTACGACCACCTTGGCCGCGGCGGCGAAGGGAGCCTTGCGGCGAACTCGACCGAGATCCATCATGGCGCCGACGATAACGCCTCAGGCACCGCCGCGATGCTCGAACTCGCACGGCTCTTTGCGAAGGAGAGGTCGAATGCACGAACATTCATCTTTATCGCCTTCAGCGGCGAGGAAGAAGGCCTTTTCGGATCGAAGTATTATGTCAATAACCCTGTAGTGCCGGTCGAGGATACGATAGCAATGATCAACCTCGATATGGTCGGCCGCCTGCACGACGGCAAACTGAACATCGGCGGCATCGGCACCGCAGCCGAATGGAAAGCGCTTGTCGAGAACCTGAACAAAGGTGCGGCAAATAGCGCTGCGCACGATGCGAACTCGCTGCCGTTCACGCTCCAATTGACCGAGGACGGTTTCGGCCCGTCGGATCATTCATCGTTCTACACGAAAAAAATTCCCGTTCTCTTCTTTTTTACAGGCACACACCTCGATTATCATAAGCCCACGGACACCGCCGAAAAGATAAATTACGCGGGTGAGCTCAGCATAATGAACTATATCCGTACGATCGCAAAAGCGATCGATCGCAGCCCGAAGCGGCCGACCTACGAGGTTGCAAAAAGCTCGGGCACAAGCGGCGGACGGTCGGGCTTTAAGGTAACGCTCGGCACGATACCGAGCTACACAGATGCGACCGACGGCCTTGTGATCGACGGTGTGCGTGATGATTCTCCGGCCGCCCATGCCGGTTTGAAGGGCAATGACAAGATCGTAGGGCTTGCCGGCATCGAGGTAAAGACGATCCAAGACTATATGAAGGCGCTCAACGAAATGGAACCGGGCAAGGAATACGAGATCATCGTCCTGCGCGGTGCTGAGCGGCTGACATTCAAGATAACGCCGGAGAAGCGCTGA
- the dapF gene encoding diaminopimelate epimerase, producing the protein MSMITIPFYKFHGFGNDYLVIELGSAPTQLPLGELAVAMCRRNTGVGADGVAVLTPLEGDDAEFSCEIINPDGSIAGFSGNGTRCAVACLYYKGIWKDADLRLKMRSGIKNYHLIEKNEAGEYWFNAEIGKPAFASDLVPVLTDTLRPAVVNEPLKIDGRHYVFSAVNVGNPVVCIFVENFDLDWRSIGRQVETHERFPERANVVFVRVIDRGNIEIRIWERGAGETSASGTCATGSAVLSSFLLKAERKVNVHSEGGVTEVEWRDDDEIILKGKAEFVFSGEWMI; encoded by the coding sequence GTGTCAATGATAACGATACCGTTCTACAAATTTCACGGCTTTGGCAATGATTATCTTGTTATCGAGCTTGGCTCGGCGCCGACTCAGTTGCCGCTCGGCGAGCTTGCGGTTGCGATGTGCCGCCGCAACACCGGCGTAGGTGCCGACGGCGTCGCGGTTCTGACACCTCTCGAGGGCGACGATGCCGAGTTCAGCTGCGAGATCATCAATCCCGACGGCAGCATCGCCGGATTTTCGGGTAACGGCACGCGCTGCGCGGTCGCATGCCTGTATTACAAAGGTATCTGGAAGGACGCCGATCTGAGGCTCAAGATGCGCAGCGGCATCAAGAATTACCACTTGATCGAGAAGAACGAAGCCGGCGAGTATTGGTTCAATGCCGAGATCGGAAAGCCCGCGTTCGCATCCGACCTCGTGCCGGTGCTGACCGATACGCTGAGGCCTGCGGTCGTTAACGAACCGCTCAAGATCGACGGGCGGCACTACGTCTTTTCGGCGGTGAATGTCGGCAATCCGGTCGTGTGCATCTTTGTTGAGAATTTCGACCTGGATTGGCGCAGCATCGGCCGGCAGGTCGAAACGCACGAACGCTTTCCCGAGCGTGCGAATGTCGTCTTTGTCCGCGTGATCGACCGCGGGAATATCGAGATTCGAATATGGGAGCGGGGCGCGGGTGAAACATCGGCGTCCGGCACCTGTGCGACGGGTTCGGCGGTGCTCAGCTCATTCCTGCTCAAAGCCGAACGCAAGGTGAACGTTCATTCCGAAGGCGGCGTAACTGAGGTCGAGTGGAGGGATGATGACGAGATCATTCTGAAGGGCAAGGCCGAATTCGTCTTTTCCGGCGAGTGGATGATCTGA
- the rlmN gene encoding 23S rRNA (adenine(2503)-C(2))-methyltransferase RlmN yields the protein MAAKTHILGLSRDELAEKAEQMGEPKYRAMQVFKALHQRRLSSFEEITDLPKRFRDRLDAVADVSRLSVESRYVSIDGTRRYLMRTDEGFPVETVFIPSENRDTICFSSQSGCALKCDFCLTAQLGLLRSLSPGEIVEQIIIVLNDVYGEQAETPHGTNLVGMGEGEPFHNFENLIAALRIMADKDGLFIVPNRVTISTVGIVPKIYEFAKLEDRPHLAISLTAARDELRDKLMPINKRWNIDALMTAAKEFEASLRRGERFTFEYVMLGGVNDSEADARDLAALLARYQLTRVKVNLIPHNGAKELAYSASTPERVASFKKTLESNGVSAYVRQPRGRDIFAACGQLAAKAEGFSQDKVF from the coding sequence ATGGCCGCAAAGACACATATACTTGGCCTCTCACGTGACGAACTCGCCGAAAAAGCAGAACAGATGGGCGAGCCGAAATACCGTGCGATGCAGGTCTTCAAAGCTTTGCACCAACGACGCCTGAGCAGTTTTGAAGAGATAACCGATCTGCCGAAAAGATTTAGAGACCGGCTCGATGCGGTCGCTGACGTGTCGCGACTGTCGGTCGAATCGCGTTACGTATCAATTGACGGCACGCGGCGTTACCTGATGAGGACCGATGAGGGATTTCCGGTCGAGACGGTGTTCATCCCGTCGGAAAATCGCGACACCATCTGCTTTTCTTCCCAATCGGGCTGCGCACTAAAGTGCGATTTCTGCCTTACGGCACAGCTTGGGCTCCTCCGCAGCCTCTCGCCGGGCGAGATCGTCGAGCAGATCATCATCGTTCTTAACGACGTTTACGGCGAACAGGCAGAGACGCCGCACGGCACCAACCTCGTCGGCATGGGCGAGGGCGAACCGTTCCATAATTTTGAGAATCTGATCGCCGCACTGCGGATCATGGCCGACAAGGACGGCCTTTTTATCGTGCCAAACCGCGTTACGATCTCGACCGTCGGCATTGTGCCGAAGATCTACGAATTCGCAAAGCTTGAAGATCGTCCGCATCTTGCGATCTCGCTGACAGCCGCACGTGATGAGCTGCGCGATAAGCTGATGCCGATAAATAAACGCTGGAATATCGACGCGCTTATGACCGCCGCAAAAGAATTTGAGGCCAGCCTGCGGCGCGGCGAGCGGTTCACTTTTGAATATGTAATGCTCGGCGGTGTGAATGACAGCGAAGCGGATGCGCGTGACCTTGCCGCTCTGCTCGCACGCTATCAACTGACGCGTGTTAAGGTGAACCTGATACCGCACAACGGTGCGAAAGAGCTTGCCTACAGTGCGTCAACGCCCGAGCGTGTGGCATCATTCAAAAAGACGCTTGAGTCAAACGGCGTCTCGGCGTATGTTCGCCAGCCGCGCGGCCGCGATATATTTGCCGCATGCGGCCAGCTCGCCGCAAAGGCAGAGGGATTTTCGCAAGATAAAGTTTTCTGA